A genomic window from Leptolyngbya sp. BL0902 includes:
- the fba gene encoding class II fructose-bisphosphate aldolase (catalyzes the reversible aldol condensation of dihydroxyacetonephosphate and glyceraldehyde 3-phosphate in the Calvin cycle, glycolysis, and/or gluconeogenesis) gives MALVSLRLLLDHAAENGYGIPAYNVNNLEQILAIMKAAEETDSPVILQASRGARSYAGENFLRHLVIAAVETYPHIPVVMHQDHGNSPATCYSALRNGFTSVMMDGSLEADAKTPASFEYNVAVTSEVVKVAHSIGCSVEGELGCLGSLETGQGEAEDGHGFEGTLSKDQLLTDPDEAVQFVEATQVDALAVAIGTSHGAYKFTRKPTGEILAISRIEEIHRRLPNTHLVMHGSSSVPQKWLDMINEYGGQIPETYGVPLEEIQKGIKSGVRKVNIDTDNRLAITAAIREAAAKDPSNFDPRHFMKPSIKYMTEVCAERYQAFGTAGNASKIKQQPIEVYAMKYAKGELDAKTAQTAAV, from the coding sequence TGTCTCACTGCGGCTACTGCTGGATCACGCTGCCGAAAATGGCTACGGGATTCCGGCGTACAACGTCAACAACCTGGAGCAAATTCTGGCCATCATGAAGGCCGCTGAAGAAACCGACAGCCCTGTGATTCTTCAGGCTTCTCGCGGTGCCCGCTCCTACGCTGGCGAAAACTTCCTGCGTCACCTGGTCATTGCTGCGGTAGAAACCTACCCCCACATCCCCGTGGTGATGCACCAAGACCACGGCAACTCCCCCGCCACCTGCTACTCTGCCCTGCGCAACGGCTTCACCAGCGTCATGATGGACGGCTCCCTCGAAGCCGACGCCAAGACCCCCGCCAGCTTCGAGTACAACGTCGCCGTCACCAGCGAAGTAGTGAAGGTGGCTCACTCCATCGGCTGTAGCGTGGAAGGTGAACTGGGTTGCCTCGGTTCTCTAGAAACCGGGCAAGGCGAAGCCGAAGACGGCCACGGTTTTGAGGGCACCCTCAGCAAAGACCAACTGCTGACCGACCCCGATGAAGCCGTGCAATTTGTGGAAGCCACCCAAGTGGATGCTCTGGCCGTGGCCATCGGCACCAGCCACGGGGCCTACAAGTTCACCCGCAAGCCCACTGGCGAAATCCTGGCCATCAGCCGGATTGAAGAAATTCACCGCCGCCTGCCCAACACCCACCTGGTGATGCACGGCTCTTCCTCCGTGCCCCAAAAGTGGCTGGATATGATCAACGAGTACGGTGGTCAAATTCCCGAAACCTACGGCGTGCCCCTGGAAGAAATCCAAAAAGGCATCAAGAGCGGTGTGCGTAAGGTGAACATCGACACCGACAACCGTCTGGCCATCACCGCCGCTATCCGTGAAGCCGCCGCTAAGGATCCCTCCAACTTCGATCCTCGCCACTTCATGAAGCCCTCGATCAAGTACATGACCGAGGTGTGCGCCGAGCGTTACCAAGCCTTTGGCACCGCCGGAAACGCCAGCAAGATCAAGCAACAGCCCATCGAAGTCTACGCCATGAAGTACGCGAAGGGCGAACTCGATGCCAAAACCGCTCAAACCGCTGCGGTCTAG